Part of the Geodermatophilus obscurus DSM 43160 genome is shown below.
GGGTGCTCGAGGTCGGCTGCGGGTCCGCGCCGTGCTCGCGGTGGCTGCGCCGCGAGGGGGCCGACGTCGTGGCGCTCGACCTCTCCGGCGGGATGCTGGCCCGCGCCGCCGAGCTCAACCGCGCCACCGGCATCGACGTCCCGCTGCTGCAGGCCGACGTCGGGGCGCTGCCGCTGACCTCGGCGAGCGTGGACGTGGCCTGCTCGGCGTTCGGTGGGCTGCCCTTCGTCGCCGACGTCGAGGCGGCGCTGGCGGAGGTGGCCCGCGTGCTGCGTCCGGGCGGGCGGTTCGTCGCCTCGGTGAACCACCCGATGCGCTGGCCGCTGCCCGACTCCCCCGACCCGGAGGACCTGCGGGTCGTGTCCTCCTACTTCGACCGGACGCCGTACGTGGAGACCGACGAGGACGGCCGGGCCGTCTACGTCGAGCACCACCGCACGGTCGGCGACTGGGTGCGCGCCGTCGTCGGGGCGGGGCTGGTCCTCGACGACCTGCTCGAGCCGGAGTGGACGCCGGGCCGTACGCAGCAGTGGGGGCAGTGGTCCCCCGCCCGCGGCGCCCTGGTCCCCGGCACCCTCGTGCTGGTCTGCCGCAAGCCCGCCTGACCGCCCGCACCCGAACGCTCCACCTCAGGTCGAGGATGAGGCTGCTCCGGGGTGACGGACGGGTGGCCGACGCGGTGGACCACCGCCGTGCAGGTCGTCTTCCTGCCCCACCCCGAGGTCGCCGTGGTGCCCGACGTGCCGGTCCCCCAGCGGGGCCTGTCCGTCGCGGCCGCACCCGTCTCGAGCGCGCGCTGGCCGAGCCGTGGCTGCGGGACCTGACCGGGGGTCGTCTCGAGCGCCGAGCGGAAGACCGGGAGACCGCCGAGTTCCTCCCTGCGGCGGTGCGACGTCCCGTCACCGTCGACGAGGACCTGGGCGCAAACGACCGGTCCGCGACCGGGTACCTGCCGCCGGCCGAGTTCGAGGCGGTGGCCGACGGGTTCTTCGCGCGACCCCCTGACAGCGTCCGCGGGTGGGAGCGCGCGGTCGACGCGCAGCGTCGCGTCGTGGCCGCAGTCGAGCGGGCCGTGGCCGCGGCCGACGGCGACCCGGTCGTC
Proteins encoded:
- a CDS encoding histidine phosphatase family protein, translated to MTGGRLERRAEDRETAEFLPAAVRRPVTVDEDLGANDRSATGYLPPAEFEAVADGFFARPPDSVRGWERAVDAQRRVVAAVERAVAAADGDPVVVSHGGVGALLLCHLLGVPVDRRYDQPGQGSWFRFDPGTGHVPHAWRRLGEASGPGRRADEAPRSWTSPDLG
- a CDS encoding class I SAM-dependent methyltransferase, with protein sequence MDTPAAPPPDLLLADDGYPAPSGVARRPAGTAESVRANRRWWDAAAPAYLAEHGGDLGDVDFLWCPEGLREAEAHLLGEVAGRRVLEVGCGSAPCSRWLRREGADVVALDLSGGMLARAAELNRATGIDVPLLQADVGALPLTSASVDVACSAFGGLPFVADVEAALAEVARVLRPGGRFVASVNHPMRWPLPDSPDPEDLRVVSSYFDRTPYVETDEDGRAVYVEHHRTVGDWVRAVVGAGLVLDDLLEPEWTPGRTQQWGQWSPARGALVPGTLVLVCRKPA